A stretch of the Gracilinanus agilis isolate LMUSP501 chromosome 4, AgileGrace, whole genome shotgun sequence genome encodes the following:
- the LOC123246139 gene encoding CMRF35-like molecule 8: MDLCFPDCLSLSGPSKVTGTVGETLTVQCFYEKDYKEKTKYWCKKLILFSCNKIATSTPNAMGRVSVRDYPENQTFIVTMENLTEADEGDYLCGIDIFGLDSTNEITVLVVPAPTVVPNTYTTTLPTEIPVTNETDREKTSEEISDHMPLPRSWILDKPGILLLVLGFLIILLAGALFLTWRLIARQKKANEKSMVFPDSNQQMNNEPFYANLELQERHPNQGPLYQNNPSVENNTVTIDREQSITYSILAFSMDNQNTTLERQENQDEKAVYSIIRKK; this comes from the exons ATGGATTTGTGTTTTCCAGATTGCTTGTCTCTATCTGGCCCCAGCAAGGTGACAGGAACTGTAGGGGAAACTCTAACTGTGCAGTGTTTCTATGAAAAAGACTACaaggagaaaaccaaatattGGTGCAAAAAACTAATATTATTTTCATGTAACAAAATTGCTACTTCAACACCCAATGCAATGGGGCGAGTGTCTGTGAGAGACTATCCTGAAAACCAAACATTCATAGTAACCATGGAAAACCTCACTGAAGCTGATGAAGGAGACTACTTGTGTGGAATTGACATCTTTGGGTTGGATTCCACAAACGAAATCACTGTATTGGTTGTTCCAG CACCCACAGTGGTCCCAAATACATATACAACCACATTACCAACAGAAATACCAGTAACCAATGAAACAGATAGAGAGAAGACCTCAGAAGAGATTTCTGACCACATGCCACTTCCAAG atCTTGGATTCTCGACAAGCCTGGAATATTGCTTTTAGTCCTGGGTTTCTTAATTATTCTATTAGCGGGAGCTTTGTTTTTGACTTGGAGATTGATAGCAAGACAGAAAAAAG CTAATGAGAAATCCATGGTGTTCCCAGATTCTAATCAG CAGATGAACAATGAACCTTTTTATGCAAATCTGGAACTACAGGAGAGACACCCAAATCAAGGCCCACTTTACCAAAACAATCCAAGTGTAGAAAATAACACTGTG aCCATTGATCGAGAACAGTCTATTACGTATTCCATCTTAGCCTTTTCCATGGACAACCAGAATACAACTTTGGAGAGGCAAGAGAATCAAGATGAGAAAGCAGTGTATAGcataataagaaagaaataa